The following coding sequences are from one Bradyrhizobium sp. 200 window:
- the secG gene encoding preprotein translocase subunit SecG — protein MQTVIIVVHLMIVSVLIGAVLLQKSEGGGLGMGGGAGFMSSRGTANLLTRTTAILAGLFFLTSMALAWLAGVDRKPASILGTPATQSQPGGATPIAPPTSGGVLDTLKKVDEQQAPSGPQAPRSQ, from the coding sequence ATGCAGACCGTCATTATTGTCGTTCACCTCATGATCGTCTCGGTGCTGATCGGTGCCGTGCTGCTGCAGAAATCCGAAGGCGGCGGCCTCGGCATGGGCGGCGGCGCCGGCTTCATGTCGAGCCGCGGCACCGCCAATCTATTGACGCGGACGACGGCGATCCTGGCGGGGCTTTTCTTCCTGACCAGCATGGCGCTCGCCTGGCTTGCCGGTGTCGATCGCAAGCCGGCTTCGATCCTCGGCACGCCGGCGACGCAGTCGCAGCCGGGTGGCGCGACGCCGATCGCCCCGCCGACCTCGGGCGGCGTGCTCGATACGCTCAAGAAGGTGGATGAACAGCAGGCGCCGTCGGGCCCGCAGGCGCCGCGTTCGCAGTAA
- a CDS encoding CTP synthase, with amino-acid sequence MARYIFITGGVVSSLGKGLASAALGALLQARGYKVRLRKLDPYLNLDPGTMSPYQHGEVFVTDDGAETDLDLGHYERFTGRPASKADNITTGRIYQDIITKERRGDYLGATIQVVPHVTNAIKEFVLSGNDEYDFVLVEIGGTVGDIEGLPFFEAIRQLKNELPRDHAVYIHLTLLPYIPSAGELKTKPTQHSVKELRSIGIQPDILLCRTDREIPKEERRKLGLFCNVRESAVIEARDVDNIYAVPEAYHAAGLDDEVLAAFGITPKIPPALQSWNVINERVRNPEGAVTIAIVGKYTGMKDAYKSLIEALSHGGIANKVKVNLDWIESEVFENEDPAPFLEHVNGILVPGGFGQRGAEGKIRAAQFARVRDVPYFGICFGMQMAVIEAARNLVGIEEANSTEFGPTKEPLVGLMTEWLRGNELEKRSQSGDLGGTMRLGAYPAALKRGSRVSEVYGGATEISERHRHRYEVNTAYKDRLEQHGLRFSGLSPDGVLPEIVEYEDHPWFIGVQFHPELKSRPFEPHPLFASFIQAAMAQSRLV; translated from the coding sequence ATGGCGCGGTACATATTCATCACCGGCGGCGTGGTTTCTTCGCTCGGAAAGGGTCTGGCTTCGGCGGCACTCGGTGCCCTGCTGCAGGCTCGCGGGTACAAGGTCCGCCTCCGCAAGCTCGACCCCTATCTCAACCTCGATCCTGGAACGATGTCGCCGTATCAGCACGGCGAAGTGTTCGTGACCGATGACGGTGCCGAGACCGATCTCGATCTCGGCCATTACGAGCGCTTCACCGGGCGGCCGGCCAGCAAGGCCGACAACATCACCACCGGGCGCATCTATCAGGACATCATCACCAAGGAACGCCGCGGCGATTATCTCGGCGCGACGATTCAAGTCGTTCCGCATGTCACCAACGCGATCAAGGAATTCGTCCTCTCCGGCAACGACGAATACGATTTCGTCCTCGTCGAGATCGGCGGCACCGTCGGCGACATCGAGGGCCTGCCGTTCTTCGAGGCGATCCGCCAGCTCAAGAACGAGCTGCCGCGCGATCACGCCGTCTACATTCATCTGACGCTGCTGCCCTACATTCCGAGCGCCGGCGAATTGAAGACCAAACCGACCCAGCATTCGGTGAAGGAACTGCGTTCGATCGGCATCCAGCCGGATATCCTGCTGTGCCGTACCGACCGCGAAATCCCCAAGGAAGAGCGGCGCAAGCTCGGCCTGTTCTGTAACGTGCGCGAAAGCGCCGTGATCGAGGCGCGGGACGTCGACAACATCTACGCCGTTCCTGAGGCCTATCACGCCGCCGGCCTCGACGACGAGGTGCTGGCCGCGTTCGGCATCACGCCAAAGATTCCGCCGGCACTGCAAAGCTGGAACGTCATCAACGAGCGCGTGCGCAACCCGGAAGGTGCGGTGACCATTGCCATCGTCGGCAAATACACCGGCATGAAGGACGCCTATAAATCGCTGATCGAGGCGCTCTCCCATGGCGGCATCGCCAACAAGGTGAAGGTCAATCTCGACTGGATCGAAAGCGAAGTGTTCGAGAACGAGGACCCGGCGCCGTTCCTCGAACACGTCAACGGCATCCTGGTGCCCGGCGGTTTCGGCCAGCGCGGTGCGGAAGGCAAGATCCGCGCGGCGCAGTTCGCGCGCGTGCGCGACGTGCCGTATTTCGGCATCTGCTTCGGCATGCAGATGGCGGTGATCGAAGCCGCGCGCAATCTCGTCGGCATCGAGGAGGCGAACTCCACCGAGTTCGGTCCGACCAAGGAGCCGCTGGTCGGCCTGATGACGGAATGGCTGCGTGGCAATGAACTGGAGAAGCGGTCGCAGTCCGGCGACCTCGGCGGCACCATGCGGCTTGGGGCGTATCCAGCGGCGCTGAAGCGCGGCAGCCGCGTGTCGGAAGTCTATGGCGGCGCGACCGAGATTTCGGAACGCCACCGCCACCGCTACGAGGTCAATACGGCCTACAAGGACCGGCTCGAGCAGCACGGCCTGCGCTTCTCGGGCCTATCGCCTGACGGCGTGCTGCCGGAGATCGTCGAATACGAGGACCATCCCTGGTTCATCGGCGTGCAGTTCCACCCCGAGCTGAAGTCGCGTCCGTTCGAGCCGCATCCTCTGTTTGCATCATTCATTCAGGCGGCGATGGCGCAGAGCCGGTTGGTGTAG
- a CDS encoding NIPSNAP family protein, whose amino-acid sequence MIMEMRVYRCLPGRLPALMKRFDTLTLKLWDKHGIKQAGFYTTLIGTSNQELTYFVAWDSLADREKKWTAFQSDPDWIAGRAKSEEDGQIIDNIVSQLLVPTAFSAVK is encoded by the coding sequence ATGATCATGGAAATGCGCGTCTACCGCTGTCTGCCCGGTCGCCTGCCGGCGCTGATGAAGCGCTTCGATACGCTGACGCTGAAACTGTGGGACAAGCACGGCATCAAGCAGGCCGGCTTCTACACCACGCTGATCGGCACCTCCAACCAGGAACTGACCTATTTCGTCGCCTGGGATTCGCTGGCCGATCGCGAAAAGAAATGGACTGCATTCCAGTCCGATCCCGACTGGATCGCCGGCCGCGCCAAGAGCGAGGAGGACGGCCAGATCATCGACAACATCGTCAGCCAGTTGCTGGTGCCGACGGCGTTCTCCGCGGTAAAATAG
- the kdsA gene encoding 3-deoxy-8-phosphooctulonate synthase, whose translation MNAKLDAAPVVSVGPVKFGNTLPISIIAGPCALESRAHALEVATALKEIAGRLKIGLVYKTSFDKANRTSGSAGRGIGLAQALPIFAEIRSSLGLPVLTDVHEPSQCAEAAQAVDVLQIPAFLCRQTDLLLAAAATGKVVNVKKGQFLAPWEMANVVTKVTGGGNPNVLVTERGASFGYNTLVSDMRALPIMAQTTGAPVIFDATHSVQQPGGKGTSSGGQREFVPVLARAAVAVGVAGVFIETHPDPDRAPSDGPNMVPLREFEVLIKTLMEYDALSKRGAH comes from the coding sequence TTGAACGCGAAACTCGATGCAGCCCCGGTCGTCTCGGTCGGCCCGGTCAAATTCGGCAATACCTTGCCGATTTCGATCATTGCCGGCCCTTGCGCACTTGAGAGCCGCGCGCACGCCCTTGAAGTGGCGACCGCGCTGAAGGAGATCGCGGGCCGCCTCAAGATTGGCCTCGTCTACAAGACCTCGTTCGACAAGGCCAACCGCACCTCGGGCTCGGCCGGTCGCGGCATTGGCCTGGCGCAGGCCCTGCCGATCTTCGCCGAGATACGCTCTTCGCTCGGTTTGCCCGTGCTGACCGACGTGCACGAGCCCTCGCAATGCGCGGAAGCCGCACAGGCGGTCGACGTGTTGCAGATTCCGGCCTTCCTGTGCCGGCAGACGGATCTGCTGCTGGCAGCGGCGGCGACCGGCAAGGTCGTCAACGTCAAGAAGGGCCAGTTCCTCGCGCCTTGGGAAATGGCGAACGTCGTCACCAAGGTCACCGGCGGCGGCAATCCAAATGTGCTGGTGACCGAACGCGGCGCCTCGTTCGGCTACAACACGCTTGTCTCCGACATGCGCGCGCTGCCGATCATGGCGCAGACGACAGGCGCGCCCGTTATTTTCGACGCCACCCATTCGGTGCAGCAGCCGGGCGGGAAGGGTACTTCATCCGGCGGCCAGCGCGAATTCGTGCCCGTGCTGGCGCGCGCGGCGGTCGCCGTCGGCGTCGCCGGCGTGTTCATCGAGACCCATCCCGATCCGGATCGCGCACCGTCGGACGGGCCCAACATGGTGCCGCTGCGCGAGTTCGAAGTGTTGATAAAGACGCTGATGGAGTACGACGCGCTTTCAAAGCGCGGAGCGCACTGA
- a CDS encoding MFS transporter, translating into MPPALNIIALATFSAALSARALDPVLPHVAEDFSVSIAAAASFAAVFAFTFAIIQPVLGAMADMFGKARLMIVCLVLLGLANILGAMATSFPLLFASRILAGIGSGGVFPVSLSLTSDLVGPEKRQIAISRTLAGAMTGNLLGASASGLIGDFLGWRGVLAVLGVLVVLASIAVAAGFRGAALTRPPRTSLSALIQGYRTIFTNPNARICYAAVFIEGCCVLGLFPFLASFLFELGETSLSIAGVVIAGFAVGGLFYTTTVSRLLPRIGVNGMMIGGAALVGVQLIAVAIGPEWKLQTLSLIFMGWGFYMIHGSLQVFASELSAEARATALSLHAFFFFMGQTIGPIAYGFGIQHAGKVPTLLTAAAIMIALGFACAKLLRQTRPADAAVT; encoded by the coding sequence ATGCCGCCGGCGCTAAATATCATTGCGCTCGCGACCTTTTCGGCAGCCCTGTCCGCCCGCGCGCTGGATCCAGTGCTGCCGCATGTGGCGGAGGATTTTTCCGTCAGTATCGCCGCCGCCGCCAGTTTCGCCGCCGTCTTCGCCTTCACCTTTGCCATCATCCAGCCCGTGCTTGGCGCCATGGCCGACATGTTCGGCAAGGCCCGGCTGATGATCGTCTGCCTGGTGCTGCTCGGGCTTGCCAACATTCTCGGCGCGATGGCGACGTCGTTCCCGCTGCTGTTCGCGAGCCGTATTCTCGCCGGCATCGGCTCTGGCGGGGTATTCCCGGTGTCACTCAGCCTGACCAGCGATCTCGTCGGCCCGGAAAAACGCCAGATCGCGATCAGTCGTACGCTGGCGGGTGCGATGACCGGCAATCTGCTGGGGGCCTCCGCGTCCGGCCTGATCGGCGACTTTCTCGGCTGGCGCGGTGTGCTCGCCGTGCTCGGTGTTCTTGTGGTGCTGGCATCGATCGCGGTGGCCGCCGGGTTTCGCGGTGCCGCGCTGACGCGTCCGCCGCGCACGAGCCTCTCAGCCCTCATACAAGGCTATCGCACGATTTTCACCAACCCGAATGCGCGCATCTGCTACGCCGCCGTGTTCATCGAAGGCTGCTGCGTGCTCGGACTGTTTCCGTTCCTCGCGTCCTTCTTGTTCGAACTCGGCGAAACCTCGCTGTCGATCGCGGGCGTCGTCATCGCGGGCTTTGCGGTCGGCGGCCTCTTCTACACAACGACGGTATCGCGGCTTCTCCCGCGGATCGGCGTCAACGGGATGATGATCGGCGGCGCGGCGCTGGTCGGCGTGCAGCTCATCGCGGTGGCGATAGGGCCCGAGTGGAAGCTGCAAACGCTCAGCCTGATTTTCATGGGCTGGGGGTTCTACATGATCCACGGCAGCCTGCAGGTATTCGCCAGCGAATTGTCGGCGGAAGCGCGCGCCACCGCGCTGTCGCTGCATGCGTTCTTTTTCTTCATGGGCCAGACCATCGGCCCGATCGCCTATGGTTTCGGCATCCAGCACGCCGGCAAGGTTCCCACCTTGCTGACCGCAGCGGCCATCATGATCGCGCTCGGCTTTGCCTGTGCGAAGCTGCTTCGCCAGACGCGGCCGGCGGACGCGGCGGTGACGTAG
- the glsA gene encoding glutaminase A — protein MDDQITRSAKSNFAARNTGYANEPPLQRFLAACHEEFRSDHSGAVADYIPELKRANPAYFGIGLVTIDGHVYDVGDSAVPFTIQSVSKAFVFALALDMVGEERVSAAIGVEPSGEAFNSIRLTNDNRPFNPMVNAGAIACSGLIQQVDGAFAFERIREKLSQFAGRELGVDDAVHASEALTGNRNRAIAWLLRNYLVLQDDVDAVLDTYFRQCAILVTARDLAVMAATLANRGVNPVTGVSVIPPNVVARTLSVMTSSGMYDYAGEWIYRVGIPAKSGVGGGIVAALPSQLGLGTFSPNLDSHGNSVRGLKVCEALSSRFDLHMLNRSADVRTCIIADYDIFGISSRRSRQPHEQQILDERHSDIRVLELVGALNFAAIDHVTRRLAGEPPNAPLLILDFRRVPDLTAAGAQLLGENLTILGNAGVTAILTGFEATSPVWKAIFARISDPGRLRRFALLDDAIEWAEDQIIYRYGGFTTSKETSHLGEQALLADLAPEEIAALADLSTARRYEAGQRIISAGEPANSLFFLQSGMVSVKLPSGVRLASLGPGMEFGEMAIIETHRSADVWADTAVKCLELPLDSFADYRRLHPQIAMKIMRNLSALLARRLILANAKVDLLSAY, from the coding sequence GTGGACGACCAGATTACCCGTTCGGCCAAAAGTAATTTCGCCGCCAGAAATACCGGTTACGCCAACGAGCCGCCGCTGCAACGGTTCCTGGCCGCCTGCCACGAGGAATTCAGATCGGACCATTCCGGCGCGGTCGCTGATTACATCCCCGAGCTGAAGCGCGCCAATCCGGCGTATTTCGGCATCGGTCTCGTCACCATCGATGGCCATGTCTACGACGTCGGCGATAGCGCCGTGCCTTTCACCATTCAATCGGTCTCGAAAGCCTTCGTATTTGCGCTTGCGCTCGACATGGTCGGCGAGGAGCGCGTATCCGCTGCGATCGGCGTCGAGCCGAGCGGCGAGGCGTTCAATTCGATTCGCCTGACCAACGACAACCGCCCGTTCAACCCGATGGTCAATGCCGGTGCGATCGCCTGTTCCGGTCTGATCCAGCAGGTCGACGGCGCGTTCGCCTTCGAGCGCATTCGCGAGAAACTCAGCCAGTTCGCCGGGCGCGAACTCGGCGTCGACGACGCGGTTCACGCTTCCGAAGCGCTGACCGGCAACCGCAATCGTGCGATCGCCTGGTTGCTGAGAAATTATCTCGTGCTTCAGGACGACGTCGATGCGGTGCTGGACACCTATTTTCGGCAATGCGCCATCCTGGTCACGGCGCGCGACCTTGCCGTCATGGCGGCGACGCTTGCCAATCGCGGCGTCAATCCGGTCACCGGCGTTTCCGTCATTCCGCCCAACGTCGTCGCCCGCACGCTCTCCGTCATGACCAGTTCGGGCATGTATGATTATGCCGGTGAATGGATCTATCGTGTCGGCATCCCCGCGAAGAGCGGCGTCGGCGGCGGCATTGTCGCAGCGCTTCCGTCCCAATTGGGGCTCGGCACGTTCTCGCCGAACCTCGACAGCCACGGCAACAGCGTGCGCGGCCTGAAAGTATGCGAGGCGCTGTCATCGCGCTTCGACCTGCACATGCTCAACCGCAGCGCCGACGTCCGCACCTGCATCATTGCCGACTACGACATCTTCGGCATTTCGTCGCGCCGCAGCCGCCAGCCGCATGAGCAGCAGATCCTCGACGAGCGCCATAGCGATATCAGGGTGCTCGAACTGGTCGGCGCGCTCAACTTTGCTGCGATCGACCATGTGACGCGCCGGCTCGCCGGTGAGCCGCCGAATGCACCGCTGCTGATCCTCGATTTTCGCCGGGTGCCCGATCTGACTGCGGCGGGCGCCCAGCTTCTCGGCGAGAACCTGACGATCTTGGGTAATGCCGGCGTCACGGCGATCCTGACCGGCTTTGAGGCGACATCGCCGGTATGGAAGGCGATTTTCGCGCGCATCTCCGATCCCGGGAGGCTGCGGCGCTTTGCCCTGCTCGATGACGCCATCGAATGGGCTGAAGACCAGATCATCTATCGCTATGGCGGCTTCACCACGTCGAAGGAAACCAGCCATCTCGGTGAGCAGGCGCTGCTGGCTGATCTGGCGCCTGAAGAGATTGCCGCGCTGGCCGATCTCTCGACCGCGCGGCGCTATGAGGCTGGCCAGCGCATTATCAGCGCCGGGGAGCCTGCCAATTCGCTGTTCTTTCTGCAGAGCGGCATGGTCAGCGTGAAGCTGCCGAGCGGCGTGCGGCTGGCTTCGCTTGGACCCGGCATGGAGTTCGGCGAGATGGCCATTATCGAAACGCACCGCAGCGCCGATGTCTGGGCCGACACCGCCGTGAAATGCCTCGAACTGCCGCTCGACAGCTTTGCCGATTATCGCCGGCTCCACCCGCAGATCGCGATGAAGATCATGCGCAATCTTTCCGCGCTGCTGGCGCGGCGCCTGATCCTCGCCAACGCCAAGGTCGACCTGCTCAGCGCCTATTGA
- a CDS encoding biotin/lipoyl-binding protein translates to MLELLLCSLLTILPDYLYRRYRQGKRIGHEITLYSVWFELRYGIVACLMLTVSLITMIFYFHPSTSSATLYYRTVPIMPEVTGRVAEVHVELSAPVKQGDVIFRLDSAKQEASLLTARRKIAETDAAMLAAEADIMKAEGQVQEAKGALQQATDELDVKRELQKRNPGIVPQRDIEKLEVAVAGRQGSLDAATAAKQSAMTRLSSLLPAEKASAEAALAEAQVDLDKTFIRAGVDGRVEQFALRPGDIVNPMIRTAGVLIPEGAGRRALMAGFGQIEAQVMKVGMVAEATCISKPWTIIPMVVTSVQDYIAAGQFRGGEQLLEAQQVVRPGTILVFLEPIYKGGLEGVTPGSSCIANAYTSNHELISSGKIGSFKSFALHVVDATGLVHAMLLRIQALLLPVKTLVLSGH, encoded by the coding sequence ATGCTTGAGCTGCTCCTCTGTTCGCTGCTGACCATCTTGCCGGATTATCTCTATCGCCGCTATCGGCAGGGAAAGCGCATCGGCCACGAAATCACGCTCTATTCGGTCTGGTTCGAACTGCGATATGGCATCGTCGCCTGCCTGATGCTTACGGTCTCCCTGATCACGATGATCTTCTACTTTCATCCGTCAACCAGTTCGGCGACATTGTACTACCGGACCGTTCCAATCATGCCCGAGGTAACCGGCCGGGTGGCGGAGGTTCACGTCGAACTCAGCGCGCCCGTCAAGCAAGGTGACGTGATTTTCAGACTGGACAGCGCCAAGCAGGAAGCGTCGCTACTGACAGCCAGGCGCAAGATCGCCGAAACCGATGCCGCCATGCTGGCCGCAGAGGCCGATATCATGAAGGCGGAAGGCCAGGTTCAGGAGGCAAAAGGCGCGCTGCAGCAGGCAACGGACGAACTCGACGTCAAACGCGAATTGCAGAAACGCAATCCCGGCATTGTTCCGCAACGCGACATCGAAAAGCTCGAAGTGGCCGTCGCGGGTCGTCAGGGCAGCCTCGACGCCGCGACCGCTGCCAAACAATCCGCGATGACGCGACTGAGCTCTCTGCTGCCGGCGGAGAAGGCAAGCGCAGAGGCGGCACTGGCCGAAGCGCAGGTCGATCTGGATAAGACCTTTATTCGCGCCGGCGTCGACGGGCGGGTCGAGCAATTTGCCCTGAGGCCGGGTGATATCGTCAATCCAATGATACGGACGGCCGGCGTTCTGATTCCGGAGGGCGCGGGACGGAGGGCTCTCATGGCAGGGTTTGGGCAGATCGAGGCTCAGGTCATGAAGGTCGGAATGGTGGCCGAGGCCACCTGCATTTCCAAGCCGTGGACGATCATTCCGATGGTGGTTACCAGCGTGCAGGACTACATCGCGGCGGGCCAGTTCAGGGGCGGCGAACAACTCCTCGAGGCGCAGCAGGTCGTGCGTCCGGGCACCATTCTCGTTTTTTTGGAGCCGATCTACAAGGGCGGGCTGGAGGGCGTGACGCCGGGAAGCAGTTGCATCGCCAACGCCTACACCAGCAATCACGAACTGATCTCGTCAGGCAAAATCGGTTCGTTCAAGAGCTTTGCGTTGCATGTCGTCGATGCGACCGGGCTAGTGCACGCGATGCTGCTGCGGATTCAGGCGCTGCTGCTGCCGGTCAAGACGCTGGTGCTGAGCGGGCATTGA